The Eriocheir sinensis breed Jianghai 21 unplaced genomic scaffold, ASM2467909v1 Scaffold23, whole genome shotgun sequence nucleotide sequence ACCGAACAACCACATAACAATCCCTTAATCACCACATACCTCGCTTGAAGTACCTCATTTGTTTACTGTTTACACTTTATTTACTAGTGTCTTTACCGTGTGGTTATGTGAGGATCTATCAGCCACTTAACAACCACCTAACCGTCACACGCCTCGTTAAGCACCTCTTTTCGGCAACAGCCGTGTCCTTGTTATATAGTAAATGAACAAGCATTTTTAGACCACAAGTTAACGTTCCAGTGTGCTTGAGTGAGGACCAAATCCCTCCAATCTCTCCACCCGAAAAATGACCTCTCTTGTagccactcatctatactttttattttttatatggtgAATGAACAAGCTTATTAGACCACAAGTTAACGTTCCAGTGTGCTTGAGTGAGGACCAAATCCCTCCaatctctccacccgaaaatgacctctcttgtAGCTACTcatctatactttttttatatGGTGAATGAACAAGCTTATTAGACCACAAGTTAGCGTGACGGTGTGCTTGAGTGAGGACCAAATCCCTCCACCcgatctctccacccgaaattgacttacATCTCTTTTAGCCACTCATACAGCCTCTTTCTTGTTCTAGTTGCTTTTGTAGGAACAGTGCCTGGCGTACTTTTTTGTTGCTCTTTTGTtccgtgcccttgagctgtctcccttgctgtaaaaaaaaaaatactttcttACATAGGAACAGTTAGTTATTCGCGGACTTTTTTCTCATcaatttttgcccttgagctacttcctttaccgtaaaaaaaaaatcaccagcaccaccactacaactccacaagctcatcaccatcagcatcatcattatcaatacaGGTGTAAAAACAATCACTAAAGTTGACTCGTTTATTGGGTGAATGAAGTATACATATAGACAGCATTTCCCAAGCGCACGTATCTCTCTCTGCTGCAAAATGATAGATAAACAAGGATTCTATAGACTCCTTGACACACACCGGGCTACAGATGGGAGGTGTCGGGCAGGCAGCGTGTGGAGGCAAGGGAACCAACCTGTCTCAGCCTGAACAGTGACCAGCTGATTGACGTGacggtggggtggggagggagggaggggaagtgagggagaggccGTTAGGGGGAGCTTGTGGCGTGGCCGAGGGGAGACGATTTGGAGTCAGGGGAAGGTGGGGTTAATGTGATAACTGTCTTACCTCTTCCATTTACAGCAGTGCCCCTTGAAATCCACTACCCGGTGCTTGCTGCCCTGCTTTCTCTTTTACTCTACAAGCCATACGGGGTTGATCTAAGTGAGTAATGATGAGTTTCATGTGTAATTATGTTATGTAATTGTCTGTAATGTGTAATTCTGTTATGTAAGTCTGTAATGTGTAATTCTGCTATGTAAGTCTGTAATGTGTAATTCTGTTATGTAAGTCTATAATGTGTAATTCTGTCTTTCTGACGAGACTTGAGGGAACGGTGAGAAGTCCGTATGTATGTGCTGTTGCTTTGTTGATGTATATGTTGCTGTTGTTAAGCAAATATCATAAATTGACTAGATTTGACAATGGCCAAATATACTGccgttgtgtgtgtttgtatgtatgtatatatgtatgtgtgtttgtatacatGATTGGCTAGTTACAGGACCGTGATTTCGGAGGGGCAAGGGGGGCTATAGCCacccaatgttttctatatcggcctcaaaatgcccttgagtggttttttttttataattccaaAATTGCACAtactcgcttcgctcgccaccctcctccacccaccataAACCTATGATGCCGTCTAGAACCCCCAGAAACATGTCAAAATTGCTGGCCTGAGTTGGGTATACGGGAACGCCTACtatatcatgattattattttgATATCAACAATTTTCCAATGCTGTAACTCAAGAACATACTCTCCTacattcctcctattcctcagcctcttccatccctccctttccaccttccttatAACTACTaacattattccttcctttctcccttaccttatcgttttctccctcccttacgcctcactattccctccttccctctctccctaatgtccttccttttcttctttctcccttttcttaatcCATCCTTCCTAACTCCATATCATTactaattattttctttcctgtctcccttgtcactcccttttctttatttcgattccctccttccctccctctcttcttcccgttCTGCCGTCTTTCTCTCtcagttcatcctcccttccgcCCTCCCTGCATCCTCCTCTGCTGTCTCCTgctcctcacttcctcctgctGATGCCGAAGCGGAAGCTCTTGGTGTGGCCGGACAGCCCGCGGTCTCCGGCGATGGACTTGAGCAGATGCAGAAGTTCGCCGACCCTGACAggcttctcctcctcgccctcctcttcctcctcctcctcctcgtcttctagcATGGGAGACTCGTACTTGAGGGAGGGTTGGGCGTTAGGGGCTGTGAGAAGAGGAGCTTTGGTTAGGGTAGCCTTTATGAGCTCAATCTGTCAGTTTTCGTGCTAGTGGTGAAAGTAACTAATGACTTTAAAACGATTACAAGGACTACTTAACAAAATTCAACACGTTATGAAAGGGCTGGGTGTTCGGGGTTGTGTAGAGAGGAGCATTACTTAGGGTATGCATGGGTAGGCCTTATGAGGTCAATTAATAAAAAGTCTTGCTAGTGGTGAAAGTAACTAATGACTTTAAAACGATTACAAGGACTACTTAACAAAATTCAACACGTTATGAAAGGGCTGGGTGTTCGGGGTTGTGTAGAGAGGAGCATTACTTAAGGTATGCATGGGTAGGCCTTATGAGGTCAATTAATAAAAAGTCTTGCTAGTGGTGGAAGTAACTAATGACTTTAAACCGATTGCAGGGGGTACTAAGCAAAATTCAACACGTTATGAGAGGGCTGGGCGTTCGGGGTTGTGTGGAGAGAGGACTTGGTTAGGATATACACTAGGTAGTCTAAATGAGGTCAATCAATCTTCTTACCAGTGGCGGAGGTAAATAATGACTTGAAGACGATTACAAGGACTACTAAGCTAAATTCAATAGGTTATCATTAGGTTCCTCAAAGAATACTCGTGTTTCGACGTTACTTCAACCCACGACCCGAACAAACACCTCCATATGTCTCTTTGTTAATACCTGTGGGAAGGCGGTGTCCGTTGTGGTCGGCGAAGGAAGCGTAGTCGTGGcggtaggcggaggaggagccaCCGGGGGACAGGCCACGGAAGCGAGCCAGCGGGTGGAAGGGCGGAAACCTCTTGTGCTCACCGACGGGGCTGGCCACGCGGTTGAAACTTGGGTGCTGGGGGAGACGGGACCAcgtaaggaggggaagagatggggttgtggtagaaggggaaaaagaggaaaaatagaagacgaaagagaaagatTAGATGTGGTGAAGGGTATATAGGAGttggtgggagaaggaaaagaggaggaaagaaagaagatgtgaggaaaggaagagatgtggttacgggagatggaaagaagacaagaaggaaagagatgatatTGAGTGGAAcggaaaaaagagacagacaagaaGACGTGAGAAAGAGAATAGATGGCGTTgcgttaaaaggaaaaaaaagagaaacgtaggaggaagggaagggcgtgaagaagggaaatgattgttgtgtgagaagagaagggaaaaagagattgaCGAGAAGACGTAAGGAAGGGAATAGATGAGAGTTGCattagaggggaaaagagaaagacgtcTGATAATAAAATCCGAATAAGTCACATATTTATTTGAAGGCATCAGTGGTAATAGTGAATAGGTGAAGTTatgtcagaagaaaaaaaataagaaacaatgatagaaaaacataaaagaaaaaaaaattatgaaaagtcTTGAATCAGTAACATTATTCACACTATTATTGCAAGGCATCAGAATAACCGTAAACATTTAGTAGTACATGCATTTATAACCTTTAAAAAAATGTGATTACCTCCCTCTTGAATGAATGTGTTTGTTGTGGCGTAACATTAAGACTAAAAAGTAGTTATCCAAGTTGGTCAAAAAGTTAAGATTGGAacaaattcagttttctcggggTCAACTTGgcgagggaagcaggaaggaaggagagggagggaaggggaatggaggaaaggggaaaggaaggaaggggaggaggaagaaggtgaggaatagggaaggaaatggaaggacgaggaaaggaaaaaaggaagaaaaaaagggaaaacggagtggaaaggagaagaaaaaggtacGCTAacatacaagaagaaaaaaacgagaaccaggaaaaataagaagagagaaaaaaggatacaCCACTCACCTTGGACACATAGGCCTGGTAGAAACGTGGGTAGAGGCGcttgtggagggaggaggtgctGGGGTTCCTCAGGGGCATGGCTTGGGGCAGGAGAGTCTCAGGGTTCATGGGCGGGCCGGAGTCCACGCGACCCATGCCCAGCTGTCCTCCCACGCGGCCGACCTCCCCGCCCTCACCGCCTCCATATTTCTctgttgatggaggaggaaggtgagataaGATGCTTGATAGACAAAAGAAAATGTAGCCTGGATTCTCAAACGTCTTCGGTtatcacaacaagtatttcctaaagccgcaaaggagattagtcgggttttaatgagtgttttttaactCTCATGGTACAAAAGGAACTATCATTATACCTATAGGCTCTCACAACAGCTGTTTCATAGGGCCATagaggagattagtcaggttcttttttcacattcatagtgcagaagaaactttgtcgaactatcactaggctcataaaacatgGAAATACTGCCAAcaccacagcctctacgaaagccttgtgggAGGTGGTGGCCGAGAGGTCAGCGTGCGGGGGttgtgagcccgaggacctaagTTCGAGTCCCTCCGAAGTACACTGACAATTTCCAATCATCGtcaagtggcggaagattacccacatgccgcCTAGATTTTCATTCAACCAAAACTTCggcgacttcgttcaagaggagcaccgcggggcagcatgggccaagcatgAGTCGtacatcacggcagacactataaataaaattcgtctgctccactaacggg carries:
- the LOC126990986 gene encoding uncharacterized protein LOC126990986 isoform X2; translation: MSTERLLTTVLSSVFFLALASKCVAVPEEGNHAGPPPPREPPHDPHADKEKYGGGEGGEVGRVGGQLGMGRVDSGPPMNPETLLPQAMPLRNPSTSSLHKRLYPRFYQAYVSKHPSFNRVASPVGEHKRFPPFHPLARFRGLSPGGSSSAYRHDYASFADHNGHRLPTAPNAQPSLKYESPMLEDEEEEEEEEGEEEKPVRVGELLHLLKSIAGDRGLSGHTKSFRFGISRRK
- the LOC126990986 gene encoding uncharacterized protein LOC126990986 isoform X1, whose translation is MSTERLLTTVLSSVFFLALASKCVAVPEEGNHAGPPPPREPPHDPHADKGSEESWEVAATGGENDQHDHHDHPLDHSLENHHLAKRFIWTLTQEPYFYEKYGGGEGGEVGRVGGQLGMGRVDSGPPMNPETLLPQAMPLRNPSTSSLHKRLYPRFYQAYVSKHPSFNRVASPVGEHKRFPPFHPLARFRGLSPGGSSSAYRHDYASFADHNGHRLPTAPNAQPSLKYESPMLEDEEEEEEEEGEEEKPVRVGELLHLLKSIAGDRGLSGHTKSFRFGISRRK